A genomic window from Salvia miltiorrhiza cultivar Shanhuang (shh) chromosome 5, IMPLAD_Smil_shh, whole genome shotgun sequence includes:
- the LOC130986543 gene encoding allene oxide synthase 1, chloroplastic, whose product MAASHSLSSLSPPHLQFSSQTSTRKLPAFSKPLRPQPIITATISERPYISQPLPPPLTAATPSTLPIRKIPGDYGLPLIGPWKDREDFFYKQGRDEFFKSRIKKYQSTVFRTNMPPGPFISFNPNVVALLDGKSFPALFDTDKVEKKDLFTGTYMPSVELTGGYRTLSFLDPSEPNHAKLKKLMFFMLSHRRDRVMPEFHSSYTELFDNLERELASKGKADFGPPSDQAAFNFLARSFFGVDPRDTKLGADGPKLVTKWVLFQLHPLLTLGLPRPVEDGLLHNFMLPPTLIKKDYQRLYDFFLGNSAALLDQAEKLGLSRDEACHNLLYTTCFNSFGGMKKLFPNMLKWVARAGTRLHTDLAREIRAAIASRGGGGVTMAAMEGMPLMKSVVYEALRVEPPVASQYAKAKRDFVVESHDAAFRIKEGEMLFGFQPFATKDPRIFSRAEEFVPDRFVGEEGERLLKHVVWSNGPESGHATVNNKQCAGKDFVVLAARLLLVELFRRYDSFDIEVAASPLGSDITLTSLKRASF is encoded by the coding sequence ATGGCTGCTTCgcattctctctcatctctctctcctccccacCTCCAATTCTCTTCCCAAACCTCTACAAGAAAGCTACCCGCTTTCTCAAAACCCTTGAGGCCTCAGCCGATCATCACCGCCACCATATCCGAGAGACCATACATTTCACAGCCACTTCCGCCGCCACTGACGGCGGCGACGCCCTCCACGCTACCCATCCGCAAAATCCCGGGAGATTACGGGCTTCCCTTGATCGGGCCATGGAAGGACCGAGAAGACTTCTTCTACAAGCAAGGGCGCGACGAATTCTTCAAATCGAGAATCAAGAAATACCAATCCACTGTGTTCCGAACCAACATGCCACCCGGCCCCTTCATCTCCTTCAACCCGAACGTCGTCGCCTTGCTCGACGGCAAGAGTTTTCCGGCGCTCTTCGACACCGATAAAGTCGAGAAGAAGGACCTCTTCACCGGCACCTACATGCCCTCCGTGGAGCTCACCGGCGGCTACCGCACCCTCTCCTTCCTCGACCCATCGGAGCCCAACCACGCCAAGCTCAAGAAGCTCATGTTCTTCATGCTCTCCCACCGCCGCGATCGCGTCATGCCGGAGTTCCACAGCAGTTACACCGAGCTGTTCGACAACTTAGAGAGAGAATTGGCCTCCAAGGGAAAAGCCGACTTCGGGCCGCCCAGCGATCAGGCGGCGTTCAATTTCTTGGCCCGCTCCTTCTTCGGAGTCGACCCGAGGGATACCAAACTCGGGGCGGACGGGCCGAAGCTCGTCACGAAATGGGTACTGTTTCAGCTGCATCCGCTGCTCACTCTGGGCCTGCCGCGGCCCGTTGAAGATGGGCTCTTACACAACTTCATGCTGCCGCCGACGTTGATCAAGAAGGATTATCAAAGGCTATACGACTTCTTCCTCGGCAACTCCGCCGCGCTCCTCGACCAAGCCGAGAAGCTGGGGCTCTCCCGCGACGAGGCCTGCCACAATCTGCTCTACACCACGTGCTTCAACTCCTTCGGCGGCATGAAGAAGCTCTTCCCCAACATGCTCAAGTGGGTCGCCCGCGCCGGGACCAGGCTCCACACGGATCTCGCCAGGGAGATCCGGGCGGCGATCGCGtcccgcggcggcggcggcgtgacCATGGCGGCGATGGAGGGCATGCCGCTGATGAAGTCGGTGGTGTACGAGGCGCTGCGCGTGGAGCCGCCCGTGGCGTCGCAGTACGCCAAGGCGAAGCGCGACTTCGTGGTGGAGTCGCACGACGCGGCGTTCCGGATCAAGGAGGGGGAGATGCTGTTCGGCTTCCAGCCCTTCGCCACCAAGGACCCCAGGATATTCAGCCGGGCCGAGGAGTTCGTGCCGGACCGGTTCGTCGGCGAAGAAGGGGAGAGGCTCTTGAAGCACGTGGTCTGGTCCAACGGCCCGGAGAGCGGCCACGCCACCGTCAACAACAAGCAGTGCGCCGGGAAGGACTTTGTCGTGCTGGCGGCCAGGCTGCTGCTGGTGGAGCTCTTCCGCCGCTACGACTCATTTGATATTGAGGTTGCGGCATCGCCGTTGGGCTCCGACATCACATTGACGTCGTTAAAACGGGCAAGCTTTTAG